The following are encoded together in the Sphingomonas insulae genome:
- the ruvA gene encoding Holliday junction branch migration protein RuvA, with protein MIAHLKGRLDSTGIDYAVIDVGGVGYFVGASARTLAAIGPVGEAAMLHTEMLVSEDSIRLVGFARAEERDWFRLLTGVQGVGSRVALAILSALDTQEIARAVSAQDKATVARANGVGPKLAERIVRELKDKVGTMAFGGGALGPAAAAQAMPVGAAADAVSALLNLGFRPAEAASAVGAAEEDLGPAATLDALVRLALRKAAK; from the coding sequence ATGATCGCGCATCTGAAGGGACGGCTCGATTCGACGGGGATCGACTATGCCGTGATCGACGTCGGCGGCGTCGGCTATTTCGTCGGCGCCTCCGCGCGGACGCTGGCGGCGATCGGCCCGGTGGGCGAGGCGGCGATGCTGCACACCGAGATGCTGGTGTCGGAGGATTCGATCCGCCTCGTCGGCTTCGCCCGTGCCGAGGAACGCGACTGGTTCCGCCTGCTGACCGGGGTGCAGGGGGTCGGTTCGCGGGTCGCGCTGGCCATCCTGTCGGCGCTCGACACGCAGGAGATCGCCCGGGCGGTGTCGGCACAGGACAAGGCGACCGTCGCCCGCGCCAACGGCGTCGGTCCGAAGCTTGCCGAACGGATCGTGCGCGAACTGAAGGACAAGGTCGGCACGATGGCGTTCGGCGGCGGCGCCCTCGGCCCGGCGGCCGCCGCGCAGGCGATGCCGGTCGGCGCCGCCGCCGACGCCGTATCCGCCCTCCTCAACCTCGGCTTCCGCCCGGCGGAGGCGGCCAGCGCCGTCGGCGCTGCGGAGGAGGACCTGGGGCCGGCCGCGACGCTGGATGCGTTGGTACGACTGGCACTGCGCAAGGCGGCAAAGTAG
- the ruvC gene encoding crossover junction endodeoxyribonuclease RuvC, with protein sequence MIILGLDPGLGTTGWGVIHADGNRLKHIANGQIRTDPSMPLPRRLSNLHAALIDVILAERPDGAAVEEVLGNTNAQSTLKLGQARGVVLLAAAGSGLHIGEYHPSTVKKAVVGTGGAEKRQIQAMMAVLLPGAKLAGPDAADALAVAITHAHHLASAQGMARRARVTA encoded by the coding sequence ATGATCATCCTCGGCCTCGACCCCGGGCTCGGCACGACCGGCTGGGGCGTCATCCATGCCGACGGCAACCGGCTGAAGCATATCGCCAACGGCCAGATCCGCACCGATCCGTCGATGCCGCTGCCGCGCCGGTTGTCGAACCTCCATGCTGCGCTGATCGACGTGATCCTCGCCGAGCGGCCCGATGGCGCAGCGGTGGAGGAGGTGCTGGGCAATACCAACGCGCAGTCGACGCTGAAGCTGGGGCAGGCGCGCGGCGTCGTGCTGCTCGCGGCGGCGGGTTCGGGGCTGCATATCGGCGAATACCATCCCTCGACCGTCAAGAAGGCGGTGGTCGGCACCGGCGGTGCTGAAAAGCGGCAGATTCAGGCGATGATGGCGGTGTTGCTGCCCGGCGCGAAGCTCGCCGGGCCCGATGCCGCCGATGCGCTGGCGGTGGCGATCACGCATGCGCATCATCTGGCGTCGGCGCAGGGCATGGCACGGCGGGCGAGGGTGACGGCATGA
- the ptsP gene encoding phosphoenolpyruvate--protein phosphotransferase, whose amino-acid sequence MPVSAAASAREILTRLHDVMAGRNPAQAKLNAVVGIIAEAMDSEVCSIYLLREGVLELFATRGLDQAAVHVTKLALGEGLVGTIAEDVEVLNLDEAASHPDFAYKPETGEERYHSFAGVPIIRRERAVGVLAVQHSEQRKYQDVEIEALQTVAMVLSELIANAGLIDTGQTGENRPQSTAAVRLLGQKLVEGMGSGYAVFHQPRIVVEHTVAEDTDAERHRVYAAFDKMREQIDRMTREAEFGVGGEHEEVLQTYKMFAYDEGWGRRINEAIDSGLTAEAAIERVQQRTRQRMRQIDDPLLADRMHDLEDLANRLLRIVSGQMGTAAQMGLRQDTILIARNLGPAELLEYDKRRLKGVILEEGSLTAHVTIVARAMGVPVLGRVRDVRRLIAEGDLLLLDSVAGNVFVRPSSGMEEAFEAKLALRQKRKAAFAALRDVPPVTKDGQRITLMVNAGLRDDVAALDVTGADGIGLFRTEFQFLVSATLPQRERQQRLYKEVLDAAGDRPVIFRTVDIGGDKALPYLNKADADEENPAMGWRALRLALDRDGLMKVQARALIEAAAGRTLNVMFPMVSEAWEFAEAKALFEAQRAWLAARGRRLPLDVRYGAMLEVPALAEQLDLLLPDIDFLSVGTNDLTQFLFAADRANPRLAERYDWLSPSILRFLARVVAPCRAAGVDLGVCGEMGGRPVEAMALIGLGIDRLSITPAAIGPIKAMVRSLDHAACRAFVADLIARPPRDMRGALTDWAVQSGVDLA is encoded by the coding sequence ATGCCCGTGTCCGCCGCCGCCTCCGCTCGCGAAATCCTCACCCGTCTCCACGACGTCATGGCCGGGCGCAACCCGGCGCAGGCCAAGCTGAACGCCGTCGTCGGCATCATCGCCGAGGCGATGGATAGCGAGGTCTGCTCGATCTATCTGCTGCGCGAGGGGGTGCTGGAACTGTTCGCCACCCGCGGCCTCGACCAGGCGGCGGTGCACGTCACCAAGCTAGCGCTTGGCGAGGGCCTCGTCGGCACGATCGCCGAGGATGTCGAGGTGCTCAACCTCGACGAAGCCGCAAGCCACCCCGATTTCGCCTACAAGCCCGAAACGGGCGAGGAACGCTATCACAGCTTCGCCGGCGTTCCGATCATCCGCCGCGAACGGGCGGTCGGCGTGCTCGCCGTGCAGCATAGCGAACAGCGCAAATATCAGGACGTCGAGATCGAGGCGTTGCAGACGGTCGCGATGGTGCTGTCCGAACTGATCGCCAACGCCGGCCTGATCGACACAGGGCAGACCGGCGAGAACCGGCCGCAGTCGACCGCCGCGGTCCGCCTGCTCGGCCAGAAGCTGGTGGAGGGCATGGGGTCGGGCTATGCCGTATTCCACCAGCCGCGCATCGTCGTCGAACACACCGTGGCCGAGGATACCGACGCGGAGCGCCACCGCGTCTACGCCGCCTTCGACAAGATGCGCGAACAGATCGACCGGATGACGCGCGAGGCGGAGTTTGGCGTCGGCGGCGAGCATGAGGAGGTGCTGCAGACCTACAAGATGTTCGCCTACGACGAAGGCTGGGGGCGGCGGATCAACGAGGCGATCGACAGCGGCCTGACCGCGGAGGCGGCGATCGAGCGCGTGCAGCAGCGCACCCGCCAGCGCATGCGCCAGATCGACGATCCGCTGCTCGCCGACCGGATGCACGACCTCGAGGATCTGGCGAACCGGCTGCTGCGCATCGTCTCGGGCCAGATGGGGACCGCGGCGCAGATGGGGCTGCGCCAGGATACGATCCTGATCGCTCGTAACCTTGGTCCCGCCGAACTCCTCGAATACGACAAGCGGCGGCTGAAGGGGGTGATCCTCGAGGAAGGGTCGCTGACCGCGCACGTCACCATCGTTGCCCGCGCGATGGGCGTGCCGGTACTCGGCCGCGTCCGCGACGTGCGCCGCCTGATCGCCGAGGGCGACCTGCTGCTGCTCGATTCGGTCGCGGGCAACGTCTTCGTCCGGCCCTCGTCGGGCATGGAGGAGGCGTTCGAGGCGAAGCTGGCGCTCCGCCAGAAGCGCAAGGCCGCCTTCGCCGCGCTGCGCGACGTGCCGCCGGTGACGAAGGACGGCCAGCGCATCACGCTGATGGTCAATGCCGGGCTGCGCGACGACGTCGCGGCGCTCGATGTCACCGGCGCCGACGGCATCGGCCTGTTCCGGACCGAATTCCAGTTCCTCGTCTCGGCGACGCTGCCGCAGCGCGAACGCCAGCAGCGGTTGTACAAGGAGGTGCTGGACGCCGCGGGGGATCGTCCGGTGATCTTCCGCACCGTCGACATCGGCGGCGACAAGGCGCTGCCCTATCTCAACAAGGCGGATGCCGACGAAGAGAACCCGGCGATGGGCTGGCGCGCGCTGCGCCTGGCGCTCGACCGTGACGGCCTGATGAAGGTGCAGGCGCGCGCGCTGATCGAGGCGGCGGCGGGGCGCACGCTCAACGTCATGTTCCCGATGGTGTCGGAAGCGTGGGAGTTCGCCGAGGCGAAGGCGCTGTTCGAAGCGCAGCGGGCATGGCTCGCGGCGCGCGGTCGCCGCCTGCCGCTCGACGTCCGCTACGGGGCGATGCTGGAGGTGCCCGCGCTCGCCGAACAGCTCGACCTGCTGCTGCCCGACATCGACTTCCTGTCGGTCGGCACCAACGACCTGACGCAATTCCTGTTCGCCGCGGATCGCGCCAACCCGCGGCTCGCCGAGCGGTACGACTGGCTCAGCCCGTCGATCCTGCGCTTCCTCGCGCGGGTCGTCGCCCCGTGTCGTGCGGCGGGGGTCGACCTCGGCGTCTGCGGCGAGATGGGCGGACGGCCGGTGGAGGCGATGGCGCTGATCGGCCTCGGCATCGATCGCCTCTCGATCACGCCGGCCGCGATCGGTCCGATCAAGGCGATGGTCCGCAGCCTCGATCATGCCGCCTGCCGGGCGTTCGTCGCCGATCTCATCGCGCGGCCACCGCGCGACATGCGGGGCGCGCTGACCGACTGGGCGGTGCAGAGCGGCGTCGATCTGGCCTGA
- the tilS gene encoding tRNA lysidine(34) synthetase TilS, which yields MSRRAVPPPSASEPLAQQAERFRHDLIRTLGHDPRGVVLCAVSGGPDSMAMLTLAATAFPGHIHAATVDHRLRADAAAEAAMVAGHCARLGVPHATLVPVEPIAGASIQAAARQVRYALLAGYARTIDAGALATAHHIDDQAETFLMRAARGSGIAGLAGVRPRTMSGTVTVIRPLLEWRRAELRAIVRRAEVPFVDDPSNHDPAHDRTRFRRLLDANEWLGPPQIARSAAALAEADEDVRAIVEWLWTTRASVAGGTVRIDVAGLPRELTRRLARRAIGLVIDTAGIAAPKWSESANVEPLLDALATGRRATQAGVVVSPHATEWRFRPAPARRPA from the coding sequence ATGTCGAGAAGGGCCGTACCGCCGCCAAGTGCAAGTGAACCGCTGGCCCAGCAGGCCGAGCGTTTCCGTCACGACCTGATCCGCACCCTGGGGCATGATCCCCGGGGCGTGGTGCTGTGCGCCGTGTCGGGCGGTCCCGACAGCATGGCGATGCTGACGCTGGCCGCCACCGCCTTTCCCGGCCACATCCACGCCGCCACGGTGGATCACCGGTTGCGCGCCGATGCCGCGGCAGAGGCGGCGATGGTCGCCGGCCATTGCGCCCGCCTGGGCGTGCCGCACGCCACGCTCGTGCCCGTCGAACCGATCGCCGGCGCCAGCATCCAGGCGGCGGCGCGCCAGGTTCGCTACGCGCTGCTCGCCGGGTACGCCCGCACGATCGATGCCGGCGCGCTGGCGACCGCGCATCACATCGACGATCAGGCCGAAACCTTCCTGATGCGGGCCGCGCGCGGATCGGGCATCGCGGGCCTTGCCGGGGTTCGCCCGCGTACGATGAGCGGTACGGTCACGGTGATTCGCCCGCTGCTCGAATGGCGCCGCGCCGAACTGCGTGCGATCGTCCGCCGTGCCGAGGTGCCGTTCGTCGATGATCCCTCCAATCACGATCCCGCGCACGATCGCACCCGCTTCCGCCGGCTGCTCGATGCCAACGAATGGCTCGGACCACCGCAGATCGCCCGTTCGGCAGCCGCGCTGGCGGAGGCGGACGAGGATGTCCGTGCGATCGTCGAATGGCTCTGGACCACCCGCGCCTCCGTCGCCGGTGGGACGGTCCGCATCGACGTCGCCGGCCTGCCGCGCGAACTCACCCGTCGCCTCGCCCGCCGCGCCATCGGACTGGTGATCGACACCGCCGGCATCGCCGCGCCCAAATGGAGCGAATCGGCCAACGTCGAACCGCTGCTCGACGCGCTCGCGACCGGCCGCCGCGCGACCCAGGCGGGCGTCGTCGTCAGCCCGCACGCGACCGAATGGCGCTTCCGCCCGGCGCCTGCGCGCCGCCCGGCCTGA
- a CDS encoding DUF1003 domain-containing protein codes for MAQRPLADFALRLLRKPAHALDAEERRVLDSIDSGTIVSRDAGDEADARASLGDRLADRVAAIGGSWGFIITFTVVLLGWMLLNSDVLAHFDAAFDPYPYIFLNLMLSTLAAIQAPVIMMSQNRQASKDRLAASLDYETNLRAELDILRLHEKLDTLVLDRLAALEAKIDGLAIRAAPL; via the coding sequence ATGGCCCAGCGCCCGCTCGCCGATTTTGCCCTGCGCCTGTTGCGCAAGCCCGCCCATGCGCTCGACGCCGAGGAGCGGCGGGTGCTCGACAGCATCGATTCCGGCACGATCGTCAGTCGCGATGCCGGGGACGAGGCGGATGCCCGCGCCAGCCTCGGCGACCGGCTGGCGGACCGGGTCGCGGCGATCGGCGGGTCGTGGGGCTTCATCATCACGTTTACCGTGGTGCTGCTCGGCTGGATGCTGCTCAATTCGGACGTGCTGGCGCATTTCGACGCGGCGTTCGATCCCTATCCCTACATCTTCCTCAACCTGATGCTGTCGACGCTCGCCGCGATCCAGGCGCCCGTCATCATGATGAGCCAGAACCGCCAGGCATCGAAGGACAGGCTGGCCGCCAGCCTCGACTATGAAACCAACCTGCGCGCCGAACTCGACATCCTGCGGCTGCACGAGAAGCTCGACACGCTGGTGCTCGACCGGCTCGCCGCGCTGGAAGCGAAGATCGACGGGCTGGCGATCCGGGCCGCCCCGCTCTAA
- a CDS encoding DUF3060 domain-containing protein: MPFTTKAGNMLAMAMLLSPVAWAPGATAQARFQGAGQTSRIDCDGGEAHIEGASNTIVVDGPCTLLSVQGAGNVVTVDLAVKSTIRVVGSSNRVTWRAPGKARPRVSSSGADNHIRPAP, encoded by the coding sequence ATGCCGTTCACGACGAAAGCCGGAAACATGCTGGCGATGGCGATGCTGCTCTCGCCCGTCGCCTGGGCGCCGGGCGCTACCGCGCAGGCGAGGTTCCAGGGGGCCGGCCAGACCTCCCGGATCGATTGCGACGGGGGCGAGGCGCATATCGAGGGTGCCAGCAACACGATCGTCGTCGATGGGCCGTGCACATTGCTGTCGGTGCAGGGCGCAGGCAACGTCGTCACCGTGGATCTGGCGGTCAAATCGACCATCCGCGTGGTCGGCAGCAGCAATCGCGTCACCTGGCGGGCGCCCGGCAAGGCCCGTCCGCGCGTGTCGAGCAGCGGCGCCGACAATCACATCCGCCCCGCGCCGTGA
- a CDS encoding helix-turn-helix domain-containing protein, which produces MDEVDPGQPNPNSVPPARPGDRLRDARESRGLSLAEVAARTRVPQRHLEALETGDYAALPSPTYAMGFAKAYARAVGVDEVVVAQDVRRDLDRLGPRRPEYVPYETADPARVPSRGVAVLGVGIALAVLILVGLWYGTNLFQPGNGTTATGDSVVAQTIAPTPTPAATPAAPTGGQVVLTASDDVWLRVYDADNKTLYLGTMKPGERFEVPAGAKDPMINVGRPDKLAVTLNGSSIPPLGDGSRAIKDVRVSGEAIAARLAGQPAPTASPAATPTTARTASRGTAARTAGRSGRAPLSETQRANLQSAQDPAPTGNSSAP; this is translated from the coding sequence ATGGACGAGGTCGATCCCGGCCAGCCCAACCCGAATTCCGTACCCCCGGCCCGGCCGGGGGACCGGTTGCGCGATGCGCGGGAAAGCAGGGGACTGAGTTTGGCGGAGGTCGCCGCCCGCACGCGCGTGCCGCAGCGCCATCTCGAGGCGCTGGAAACGGGCGATTATGCCGCATTGCCGTCCCCGACCTATGCCATGGGCTTTGCCAAGGCCTATGCCCGCGCCGTTGGCGTCGACGAGGTGGTCGTCGCGCAGGACGTGCGCCGCGACCTCGACCGGCTGGGACCGCGTCGCCCCGAATATGTGCCGTATGAAACCGCCGATCCGGCGCGCGTGCCGTCCCGCGGCGTGGCGGTTCTCGGTGTCGGCATCGCGCTCGCCGTCCTGATCCTGGTCGGCCTGTGGTACGGCACCAACCTGTTCCAGCCAGGCAACGGTACGACCGCCACCGGCGACAGCGTCGTGGCACAGACCATCGCACCCACGCCGACCCCTGCGGCCACCCCGGCGGCACCGACGGGTGGCCAGGTGGTGCTGACCGCCAGCGACGACGTCTGGCTGCGCGTCTACGATGCCGACAACAAGACGCTGTACCTCGGCACGATGAAGCCGGGCGAGCGGTTCGAGGTGCCGGCCGGCGCGAAGGATCCGATGATCAACGTCGGTCGCCCGGACAAGCTGGCGGTGACGCTCAACGGCTCGTCGATCCCGCCGCTGGGCGATGGATCGCGTGCGATCAAGGACGTCCGTGTCAGCGGCGAGGCCATCGCCGCGCGCCTGGCGGGACAGCCTGCGCCCACCGCCTCGCCCGCCGCTACCCCGACGACCGCCCGCACCGCATCGCGGGGCACGGCCGCGCGAACCGCGGGGCGTTCGGGCCGGGCGCCGCTCAGCGAGACCCAGCGTGCCAACCTCCAGTCGGCGCAGGATCCTGCGCCGACCGGAAATTCGTCCGCGCCTTAA
- the ruvB gene encoding Holliday junction branch migration DNA helicase RuvB has protein sequence MTDDRLLTASRRPEDVDAALRPRSLDEFVGQQAARENLRVFIEAARGRGDALDHVLFFGPPGLGKTTLAQIIAREMGVGFRATSGPVIAKSGDLAALLTNLEDGDVLFIDEIHRLQPAVEEVLYPAMEDRALDLMIGEGPSARSVRIDLPKFTLVGATTRQGLLTTPLRDRFGIPVRLQFYTVEELTRVVTRAAGLLDLGIAPDGASEIARRARGTPRIAGRLLRRVRDFANVAGTPTVDRAAADRALNRLEVDSLGLDAMDRRYLHMIADIYRGGPVGVETLAAGLSEPRDTIEEVIEPYLIQLGLVARTARGRVLNAGGWKHLGLNPPAGSQDGLFD, from the coding sequence ATGACCGACGACCGCCTCCTCACCGCCAGCCGCCGTCCCGAGGATGTCGACGCGGCGCTGCGTCCGCGCAGCCTCGACGAATTCGTCGGGCAGCAGGCGGCGCGCGAGAACCTGCGCGTCTTCATCGAAGCGGCACGCGGGCGTGGCGATGCGCTCGACCATGTGCTGTTCTTCGGTCCGCCGGGTCTCGGCAAGACGACGCTGGCGCAGATCATCGCGCGCGAGATGGGCGTCGGCTTCCGCGCCACGTCTGGCCCCGTCATCGCTAAATCGGGCGACCTCGCCGCGCTGCTGACCAACCTCGAGGACGGCGACGTGCTGTTCATCGATGAAATTCACCGCCTGCAGCCTGCGGTGGAGGAGGTGCTGTACCCGGCGATGGAGGATCGCGCGCTCGACCTGATGATCGGCGAAGGCCCGTCGGCACGCAGCGTCCGCATCGACCTGCCTAAGTTCACGCTCGTCGGCGCGACGACCCGGCAGGGCCTCCTCACCACGCCGCTGCGCGACCGGTTCGGCATTCCCGTCCGCCTGCAATTCTACACCGTCGAGGAACTGACCCGCGTCGTCACCCGCGCCGCCGGACTGCTCGACCTCGGCATCGCCCCCGACGGCGCCAGCGAGATCGCGCGTCGCGCGCGGGGCACGCCGCGCATCGCCGGGCGATTGCTGCGCCGGGTGCGGGATTTCGCCAATGTCGCCGGCACGCCCACCGTCGACCGCGCCGCCGCCGACCGCGCGCTCAACCGGCTGGAGGTCGATTCGCTCGGGTTGGACGCGATGGATCGCCGCTACCTCCACATGATCGCCGACATCTATCGCGGCGGGCCGGTCGGCGTCGAGACGCTCGCCGCCGGCCTGTCCGAACCCCGCGACACGATCGAGGAGGTGATCGAGCCGTATCTGATCCAACTCGGCCTGGTGGCGCGAACGGCGCGCGGCCGGGTCCTCAACGCCGGCGGGTGGAAACATCTGGGATTGAATCCGCCGGCCGGGTCGCAGGACGGATTGTTCGACTGA
- a CDS encoding tetratricopeptide repeat protein, with amino-acid sequence MRTIIWALVAATILVPAAALAQSNVEGRVGKLESEMRAVQRKVFPGGAGQYLQPEITRPDAPQAVGGSPATSAVADLTSRVTALEQQMAGMTDQIEQTGYKVRQLQDQFDAYKRSTDAKLSGLAATPALATTPASTPLPATRLGEDEAASGATRPSRTPARGTAATRPVATPVAAVDGADDAEPASATRVDKPATGDTPEDEYLYGYRLWAAKQYPQAEAQLKKMVAAYPKHRRASYAQNLLGRAYLDEGKPSLASMAFYDNYKKMPDGERAPDSLYYLAQALMKLNKPADACKVYGELTDVYGAKVSGQMKADVEKGRTAAKCK; translated from the coding sequence ATGCGTACGATCATCTGGGCGCTCGTCGCCGCCACTATCCTGGTTCCCGCCGCCGCCTTGGCGCAGAGCAACGTCGAGGGCCGCGTCGGCAAGCTCGAAAGCGAAATGCGCGCGGTGCAGCGCAAGGTGTTTCCCGGCGGCGCCGGCCAGTACCTCCAGCCCGAGATCACGCGTCCCGATGCGCCGCAGGCCGTCGGCGGCAGCCCTGCCACCAGCGCCGTCGCCGACCTGACCAGCCGCGTCACCGCGCTGGAACAGCAGATGGCCGGCATGACCGACCAGATCGAACAGACCGGCTACAAGGTCCGCCAGTTGCAGGACCAGTTCGACGCCTACAAGCGCAGCACGGATGCAAAGCTGTCCGGCCTCGCCGCGACGCCGGCGCTGGCGACCACGCCTGCCTCCACCCCGCTCCCCGCCACCCGGCTGGGCGAGGACGAGGCGGCAAGCGGTGCGACCCGCCCGTCCCGCACGCCGGCGCGTGGCACCGCCGCCACCCGGCCCGTCGCGACCCCGGTGGCCGCCGTCGACGGCGCGGACGATGCGGAGCCGGCCTCCGCGACCAGGGTCGACAAGCCTGCGACCGGCGACACGCCGGAGGATGAATATCTCTACGGCTATCGCCTGTGGGCGGCGAAGCAATATCCGCAGGCGGAAGCGCAGCTGAAGAAGATGGTCGCCGCCTATCCCAAGCATCGCCGCGCCAGCTATGCGCAGAACCTGCTTGGCCGCGCCTATCTCGACGAGGGCAAGCCCAGCCTCGCCTCGATGGCCTTCTACGACAATTACAAGAAGATGCCGGACGGCGAACGCGCGCCCGACAGCCTCTATTATCTCGCCCAGGCGCTGATGAAGCTCAACAAGCCCGCCGACGCCTGCAAGGTATACGGCGAACTCACCGACGTTTACGGTGCCAAGGTTTCCGGACAGATGAAGGCCGATGTCGAGAAGGGCCGTACCGCCGCCAAGTGCAAGTGA
- a CDS encoding type II toxin-antitoxin system RelE/ParE family toxin: MIGTDGRRRYGRTAAESHIEGFRRLFALLRDRPFAGQAWPDLELDVRSLSHRPHRILYRVIGDVVVIDRIIHQARDIRSALPEAQ; the protein is encoded by the coding sequence ATGATCGGCACGGACGGGCGTCGGCGTTACGGTCGTACGGCAGCCGAATCGCACATCGAGGGATTTCGGCGCCTGTTCGCCTTGTTGCGCGATCGCCCCTTTGCCGGCCAGGCGTGGCCGGATCTCGAGCTCGACGTGCGGTCGCTGTCGCATCGTCCCCATCGTATCCTATATCGGGTGATCGGCGATGTGGTCGTCATCGATCGAATCATTCATCAGGCGCGCGACATCCGTTCCGCCCTTCCGGAAGCGCAATGA
- a CDS encoding YebC/PmpR family DNA-binding transcriptional regulator — translation MAGHSKFKNIMHRKGAQDKKRSGMFSKLSREITVAAKMGLPDPDMNPRLRAAVNAAKAQSMPKDNIQRAIDKASKGDTENYEEIRYEGFGPGGVSLIIEALSDNRNRTATNVRTAVAKNGGNLGASGSVSHAFDRMGLINYPASVGDAEKVFEAALEAGAEDVSSTDEGHEIWTAVSDMHEVAKALEPVLGEYEGAKLAWRPQTMVAVNEDEAATLFKLIDTLDDDDDVQTVWGNYEVSDEVMEKLG, via the coding sequence ATGGCAGGCCATTCCAAGTTCAAGAACATCATGCACCGCAAGGGCGCGCAGGATAAGAAGCGTTCGGGCATGTTCTCCAAGCTCTCCCGCGAAATCACCGTCGCGGCCAAGATGGGCCTGCCCGATCCCGACATGAACCCGCGCCTGCGCGCCGCGGTGAACGCCGCCAAGGCGCAGTCGATGCCCAAGGACAACATCCAGCGCGCGATCGACAAGGCGTCGAAGGGCGACACCGAGAATTACGAGGAGATTCGCTACGAGGGCTTCGGCCCCGGCGGTGTCAGCCTGATCATCGAGGCGCTGTCAGACAACCGCAACCGCACCGCTACCAACGTGCGCACCGCGGTCGCGAAGAACGGCGGCAACCTCGGCGCCTCAGGATCGGTGAGCCATGCCTTCGACCGGATGGGCCTCATCAACTATCCCGCCAGCGTCGGCGATGCCGAGAAGGTGTTCGAGGCGGCGCTGGAAGCGGGCGCGGAGGACGTCAGCTCGACCGACGAGGGCCACGAGATCTGGACCGCGGTGAGCGACATGCACGAGGTCGCCAAGGCGCTGGAACCCGTGCTGGGCGAATATGAGGGCGCCAAGCTCGCCTGGCGCCCGCAGACGATGGTCGCGGTGAACGAGGACGAGGCGGCGACCTTGTTCAAGCTGATCGACACGCTGGACGACGATGACGACGTGCAGACCGTCTGGGGCAATTACGAGGTCTCCGACGAGGTGATGGAGAAGCTCGGCTGA
- a CDS encoding ribbon-helix-helix domain-containing protein — MAQLNVSLPADLQRYVDGRVSDAGFADSDDYVRALIERDQHRYADDVLRVRRLVQEGIDSGVIDREPDDILDDIIADIRAADD, encoded by the coding sequence ATGGCGCAGCTCAACGTCTCCCTTCCGGCCGATCTCCAGCGCTATGTCGACGGGCGGGTGTCCGATGCGGGGTTCGCGGATTCGGACGATTACGTCCGCGCGCTGATCGAACGTGATCAGCACCGCTACGCGGATGATGTGCTGCGTGTACGGCGTCTGGTCCAGGAAGGTATCGATTCGGGGGTTATCGATCGCGAGCCCGATGATATCTTGGACGATATCATCGCCGACATTCGCGCCGCCGATGATTAG